One Antarctobacter heliothermus DNA segment encodes these proteins:
- a CDS encoding glutathione S-transferase encodes MADRLFLGDYSYSSWSLRAWLLFRRFGIPVGIELVDFMQASVAEQMAAMVPARTVPTLVTEDGTVIWDSLAIAEELNDRYPQAGLWPADPALRALSRGLASEMHASFGTLRELCPMNLRTAYAETPVPDSLQADLARLEVLWTHALDQSGGPWLCGEYSVADAFYAPVAARIAGYALPVSDKVRAYVDAHLADPAFRRWRAMGLARGATLPWYDRDYAKTPWPGPVPRAAPAVDTGTAENTACPYSGDPVTHLMETDGRVFGFCNAFCRDKTVNDPDAWPEFVALRDGTAAVS; translated from the coding sequence ATGGCGGATAGGCTTTTTCTTGGCGACTACAGTTATTCCAGCTGGTCCTTGCGGGCTTGGCTGCTGTTCCGTCGCTTTGGCATCCCGGTCGGGATCGAACTGGTCGACTTCATGCAGGCCAGCGTGGCTGAGCAGATGGCCGCAATGGTTCCGGCCCGCACCGTCCCTACACTGGTCACCGAAGACGGCACCGTGATCTGGGACAGCCTTGCCATCGCGGAGGAGCTGAATGACCGCTATCCGCAGGCCGGTCTCTGGCCCGCCGATCCGGCGCTGCGCGCCCTGTCGCGTGGCCTTGCGTCGGAAATGCACGCCAGCTTTGGCACATTGCGCGAACTGTGCCCGATGAACCTGCGCACCGCCTATGCCGAAACCCCTGTCCCGGACAGTTTGCAAGCCGATCTGGCGCGGTTGGAGGTGTTGTGGACTCACGCGCTGGACCAGTCTGGCGGTCCGTGGCTCTGTGGCGAATACTCAGTCGCCGATGCGTTTTACGCCCCGGTCGCGGCACGGATCGCAGGCTATGCCTTGCCCGTGTCCGACAAGGTGCGCGCCTATGTTGATGCCCATCTCGCCGACCCGGCCTTTCGCCGTTGGCGCGCGATGGGCCTCGCACGGGGCGCGACACTGCCTTGGTATGACCGCGACTATGCCAAGACGCCTTGGCCGGGTCCGGTCCCCCGCGCCGCGCCGGCGGTGGACACCGGCACAGCGGAAAACACTGCCTGCCCCTACTCCGGCGATCCGGTCACACACCTGATGGAAACCGATGGCCGCGTCTTTGGCTTTTGTAACGCCTTTTGCCGTGACAAGACGGTCAATGACCCGGACGCCTGGCCAGAGTTTGTCGCCCTGCGCGACGGAACAGCCGCGGTTTCTTAA